CGAATCCACGACCTCGAACTGGGGGTTCGTTACTTCCGGGAAGAGACTGAAGCCGCTGCGCTCGAACTTGCCGAACAGAAGCACCTTCCGGCCTTGGGTCAAGGTGTCCTTGAGATAGTCCTGATTGAACCAGACGGCTTTCACGCTGCCAGTCTCGTCTTTGCCCATCATCTCGACGAGGGTGAAATTACGTCGCCTCGTCTTGCGGATGTGCAGCGACTGCACGACGACTTCGACGGTCGCTTCTTGTCCCGCCTCGAGCTCCGCCACCTTCAGGCGGCGGCTGCGGTCCTCGTAGCGGAAGGGAAGGTAGAGAAGGAGGTCGTAGACGGTTCGAATCCCCGCTTTGGCGAGAGCGGCGGCCTTCTTGGGCCCTACACCTTTAACGAATTGGATCGGGGTCGTGATATCGAGCATGACCGCGCCGGCAACGTACGCGGAATTCTACTTGGTGCTCGCGCTTTGCCGAACGGTGACGAGCCCCAGGCTGCAATGAACGCTCTCCACCCCGTAGGGAAGCGGAAACGGCTCACCGAGTCGAAACCCAGGAAGGAACGGAATCGTTTCGATGTCGCCGATCAACGCGTCCACGAGCGTCGTGGGTAAATCGATGCCACTCAGGCTCACTCGCTCGACATCGAGCCTTCCCACTCCCCCTTCACCCAGAAGCCGTGCGCTGAGCTCGACCGGGACTTTTCCCGAAAGCAGGTTCAGCAGGGCCGAATCGGGAAGCGCGCCCCTCACGATCTCGAGATCCATCGTTGCGCCGACGATCGCGAGGCTCTCCTCGAAACGGATCCACGGGTTCTCGAAGCCCTGTGGAAGGGTTTCCATCTGCTCCTGAAGAAACTGATTCGCCTCGAGCTCGCGGACCTCGAAGACCTTGGCGTCGGGGGCCCCATTTTGGTGCCGAAGGAGAAGCTCGGCGAGCGTTTTTTGCACCGGCTCGGCGGCCACGAGGCCGAGCCCGGCGAGGACCAGCCCTCCGGCAACGAACAACGATCTCACGCCCCCATCGTAGCGCATTTATTCACCCTGCGGGCTCACATCTCATCTCTTCGAAGCAGCCCGATGCGGATGATCTTTCTCAAGGGACGGCAATCGCATCCCGGAGCCTGTGGGCGTCGGGGCCTTCGGGGTCGATCTCGAGCGCCCGATCCAACTGCTCGAGAGCTCGCTTCGGCTCACCCATCTGAAGGTACAGCCGGGCGAGGTCGATATGCGCGTCCACCGAGGGCTCCGCCCAGACCAGGATCGAGAGCTCCGAAGCCGCGCTGTCCAAATCGCCAGCCTCATGGTGAAGCTCGGCGAGCTCGCGTCGCAGGCCCCCTGCGCTCGGATCGACATAGAGGTTTTTCTGCAAAAGCTGAATGGCCTCTTCGAATCGATCTCGAGATCGCAGCGTTCGCGCATCGAGAAGAGCCGCCATCGATTCCAGGCCCTGATCGAATACCGGAGGGGGACCGCCCGGCGAGCTCGGTCCGTTCCGTTCGAGAGTTCTTTCCCAACCCACGACCGTCGCCGGATCGACGTCGACGAGGTGAGGCGCGAGAATTTCCGCCGTCACCCGGCTCCGTTTCGCTTCTTCTGGAAGGGCCTGGGAGATGGCCGCGGCGCTGTGTACCAGCCATGCCTCCGCATCGAACGGTCTCCGGGCCACGACCTCGCTCATCTGCTCCAGGGCCTCCGCTCCTTTGCCGCTTCGCCAGTTGCTCCAACCCAGGTTGAATCCCGAGATCGCGACGTCGCCCGCGAGACCACAGGCCTTCTGGAACGCCGCCGTCGCTTCGTCGAAACGCGAAGCACGCATCAGAGCGGTGCCGAGGTTGTTGAACGTGGCCGCGCGACTTTCGGTCTCGGCCAGACTCTGGAAGACCAGAAGCGCGGCCTCGACCTCGTCCACTTCGAGGTAAGCGAGACCCAGATCGAAGTATGCCGCGCGATAGAGCTCGTCCGTCCCTCGGGCCTCGGCCAAGACGTCGATGGCTTCCCGCGTGAGGCCTTCGCGCATCAGGAGCCTTCCGAGAAGGAAACGAGCTTCGAGGTAGCTCCCCGAAAGCTCGAGAGCACGGCTCAGATGCTGCCGCTGTTCGGCCGAATCGAGCGCCACCCTCGCGCGAGCACCCGCTTCGAGCGCCGAGATCGGTATGGAGGCTCGGCGCTTGGCAACGTCCTCGAAACCAGGAGGAACCCCATCCCCTTCGAGTCGAAGAAGGTTCTTGGCGACGAGGCTCGCGAGCGGTCCCAGATCGGTTACCGTACCGAAGTCCTCGACGATGCCCACCGTCGCGCCTCGCTTCAGATCGACGAGGCGCGCCTCGACCTCGAGGCCATCCCCCGAGGAAACGTAAGTACCCATCACGACCCGCTCGGCGTCGAGCTCGCGCGCGATCACGATTGCCGTAGCCCGAGTGATTGGCTCTCCGGGAACGATGCCCACTTCATCGAGGTGCCGGTTTCGGTCGAGGACGTCGACGACTTCGAGACCCGCGGCGACGAAATGAGACGAAATCGCTTCCTCGAACGCACTGCCCCGCCAATCGGATGAAGCTTCCTCAGAAAGGCTCTCGAATGGGAGCACGACGGCGCGGACGAGCGTGCCGAGCAAAAGAGCCAGGCTCCCTATGGCCA
This DNA window, taken from Vicinamibacteria bacterium, encodes the following:
- a CDS encoding ATP-dependent DNA helicase RecG, which encodes MLDITTPIQFVKGVGPKKAAALAKAGIRTVYDLLLYLPFRYEDRSRRLKVAELEAGQEATVEVVVQSLHIRKTRRRNFTLVEMMGKDETGSVKAVWFNQDYLKDTLTQGRKVLLFGKFERSGFSLFPEVTNPQFEVVDSSGEDAPTHAGRIVPVYERIGAMSPKVLRRVLHFLVVGMPRNVPELLPDDIRKRHELPTHAEALEKVHFPEEG
- a CDS encoding FlgO family outer membrane protein → MAIGSLALLLGTLVRAVVLPFESLSEEASSDWRGSAFEEAISSHFVAAGLEVVDVLDRNRHLDEVGIVPGEPITRATAIVIARELDAERVVMGTYVSSGDGLEVEARLVDLKRGATVGIVEDFGTVTDLGPLASLVAKNLLRLEGDGVPPGFEDVAKRRASIPISALEAGARARVALDSAEQRQHLSRALELSGSYLEARFLLGRLLMREGLTREAIDVLAEARGTDELYRAAYFDLGLAYLEVDEVEAALLVFQSLAETESRAATFNNLGTALMRASRFDEATAAFQKACGLAGDVAISGFNLGWSNWRSGKGAEALEQMSEVVARRPFDAEAWLVHSAAAISQALPEEAKRSRVTAEILAPHLVDVDPATVVGWERTLERNGPSSPGGPPPVFDQGLESMAALLDARTLRSRDRFEEAIQLLQKNLYVDPSAGGLRRELAELHHEAGDLDSAASELSILVWAEPSVDAHIDLARLYLQMGEPKRALEQLDRALEIDPEGPDAHRLRDAIAVP